The following DNA comes from Kiritimatiellales bacterium.
GCGCATAAATCGCTCGGAAATTATAACGGGGCGGTGGTGGTAATGGATCCGAACAACGGCGATGTGCTGGCGATGATCAGTGCGCCGGGATACGATGCAAATATGTTTGTTCCGTTTATTACCACAGCAAACTGGAATGTGCTGCGCGACAATGCGAACAAACCGTTGCTCAACCGCGCCGTCGCCGGAACCTATCCGCCGGGCAGTGTTTTCAAACCGCTGGTCGGACTTGCCGCCGCGACAGTGAATCCGGCGGCTGCGCATGAATATCGCGACTCGCCGGGATTCTATATGCTCGGACGGCGGCGGATCCGCGACTGGAATCCGCACGGCCACGGTGAAGTGAATCTGCGCGAAGCTCTGAAACTTTCGGCAAATGTGTACTTTCTGAAAACTGCGCTCGAATACGGCTGGCAGCCGATCATTGAGCAGGCGAAAGCGGTCGGGCTCGGACAGAAAACCGGCGTTGAAGTTGACTTTGAACAAGCCGGGCTTGTGCCGGATACGGAATGGCTGAAACGCACCGGCCGCGGAAATAATTTTACCGACGGTGATGTTTGCAACCTCTCAATCGGACAGGGCTATTTGACGGTAACGCCGGTCCAAATGGCGATGATGACGTCCGCGATTGCCAACGGCGGCTATCTGTATAAACCGCGTGTAGTGCTGTCGTACCGGCTGCCGGGCAGTAATGAATATGTGAACGAACCGGAGCGGCACGGCGGTAAAATGAACTGGCCGGCTGATGCTGTTTCAATTGTTCGGGCCGGCATGCGCGATGTGATTATGGAGCGCAACGGTACCGGACACCGTGCTGCAGTGCCGGGATTTGAATTTGCCGGAAAAACCGGCACGGCGGAATACGGTGCAAACAATCAGTATAAACACACCTGGATGATTGGATTCGCACCGTACCACAACCCGCAATATGCCGTAGCGATGATTATTGAAGATGGCGGCTCCGGAGGCTCCACCGTGGGCCCGCAGTTAAAAATTTTAATGTCCGGTCTGTACGAAAAAATGAAACGGGAAGGGCGGCTTCAAGAACCTCAGAATGATGAACAAGGAATTTCGAATGTAGAAGTGAATGAAGAAACTCCAAACTTCAATATTCATTATTCCTTGTTCGATAGTCAACATTCCAAAGGAGGCTCACCATGTTGAGCTTCCTCCGCCGCATCGACTGGATCAGCGTGGTTATCATTATCGCACTGACGGTGTTTGGATTCTTTTTTATTTACAGTGCCGGATACCGTAATGCCGATCAGGCTGTCAGCGGAATGGTTTCACGTCAAATGATCTGGGCGATCACCGGTTTCGCCGTATACATCGCGGCGGCGGCGTTCGATTACCGTTACCTTGCGCGCGTGCAGTGGTGGATTTACGGCGCAGCGATCATTCTGTTAGTGCTGGTGCTGTTCATCGGCACATCCGTTTATGGCGCGCATCGCTGGTTTAGTATCGGCGGCATCATGGTTCAACCGTCAGAAATCGGAAAGCTCGCCTTGATTTTCACCCTTGCGGGACTGCTGAGCAGTCCGGCGCTGGAGTTGAACAGCCGTAAAATATTCATGTTTTCATTTTTAATTGCCGGAGTTCCGTTTCTATTGATTGTCGCAGAACCGGATCTTGGTACAGCGATCGTTTTAATTCCGGTGACCATCGCGATGCTGTTCTGCGCAGGATGCCCGTTGAAACCGCTTTTAATTCTGATCGGCCTCGGCTTGCTTGGTCTGCTGATGATGGCTCTCTGGCTGAAATATTTTCCCGAGACCTGTCCGTTCCTTGCCGACTATCAGAAAAACCGTATTCTCGTTTTTCTGAATGTGAATGAAGATCCGCTTGGCGCAGGCTGGAATAAACTGCAGTCGCAGATTGCGATCGGTTCCGGCGGTCTGTTTGGCAAAGGTTATTTGAAAGGAACTCAAAACATCCTCGGTTTTCTGCCGAGAACAGTGGCGCCGACCGACTTTATCTTTTCGGTCGTTGCCGAGGAAACCGGCTTTGCCGGAGGCGTAGTGCTGTTAACACTTTACGCCGTATTAATCGTGCGCGCTGTCTTTACCGCTGTATTCGCCCGCGACCGGTTCGGGCGACTGCTTGCGGCGGGGATCGGCACACTTATTTTTGCACATGTTTTTGTAAATATCGCGATGACCGTCGGACTTATGCCGATTACCGGTCTGCCGCTGCCGTTGATGAGTTACGGCGGTTCCTTCATGGTGAGTATCATGGCGGCATTAGGGCTGGTTCAAAGTGTCTGTCTCCGCCGGCGTCGTATTTAATTAGAAAGAGGAGGGCAGCAATGCTCAAAGTAGTAAAAAATAAACTGGCCGCAACAGTTAGCCGGAAGAAAAAAGAGGTTTTGATCAATATTGAACCCCTTGAAACACGTGTTGCAGTGCTGGATGAAGGTAAACTGGATCATTTTCATATTGAACGTTCAGAAGAAAACCGGCTCGTTGGCAGCGTCTTCAAAGGCAAAGTTCAAAACCTTGAAGACGGGCTTCAGGCAGCATTTATTGATATCGGCATGGCAAAAAATGCGTTCATCCATTACTGGGATATGATCCCTGAAGATGCAGTGCGGCTTGAAGAACAGGAAGGGCGTGCCAGCAACCGCAAACGCCGGAAATTTGCACAGGGTGAAATGGCAAAAAAATTTCCGATCGGTTCTGAAATTGTCGTGCAGGTCACGAAAGACGCCATTGGCACCAAAGGGCCTCGCGTTACAGCTAATCTCAGTGTGCCGGGACGCTATCTGGTCATGATGCCCGGCACGAGCCTGAAAGGGATTTCGAAGAAAATCGGCGACAGCAAAGAGAGAACACGCCTGAAAAGAATCCTGACGCGTCTGCCGATTCCGAACGGCATCGGAATCATCGTTCGCACCGCCGGTTCCGGCACACGCAAAACCGGTTTTGTGCGCGATGCCCGCACGCTGTTTGAAATCTGGAAGGAAATCGACACCGGTATGCGCGAAAAGCCGGCACCGTGCTGTTTATATCAGGAGCCCAATCTGGCGGAGCGCGTCGTGCGTGATTATCTCACCGAAGATATCGACCGCGTTTATATCGACAACCGCGATGCGTACGAAATGATCCGTAAAATGATCGCCAGGTATTCACGCCGTGCGCGCAACTGGGTACAGCTCTACGGCGGTGAAGAGCCGATCTTTGACTACTTCGATGCGGAAAAACAAATCGAATCCGTTTTCCGGCGTAAAGTCTGGATGAAGTCCGGCGCATATTTAATTTTTGATGAAACTGAAGCACTGGTGGCGGTCGACGTAAACACCGGACGGCACAAAGGCGGAAAAAATGCGGAAGAATCGATCCTCGCCGTTAACACCGAAGCCGCGCAGGAGATTGCGCGCCAGCTCCGGTTGCGTAACATCGGCGGACTCGTGGTCATCGACTTCATCGACATGAAAAGAAAACGCGATCAGGCTGCCGTTTACAAAACACTCAAAGACGCATTGCACGCCGACCGGGCACGCACCAACGTACTGCCGATTTCACAACTCGGACTGCTCGAAATGACGCGTCAGCGGTTTGAAGAGAGCATCTATACCTCAACTTATGTAAACTGCGAATACTGTCGCGGGCGCGGACGCGTCAAATCCGCACTCGCCATGAGTGTCGAGCTGCAGCGCCGCTTATCCGCAGCATTACGCAAAGACCGCAAGGGGCTTCATTCCATGAAAGTCGCTGTTAATCCCAAAGTTCTCGAACGTCTGCGCCGTGAAGACGAAGAAGCGCTTGTCGACATGGAAAAGAAATTCAACGGACACCTTACATTTGTATCCGATCCGTCATTCCACATGGAAGAGTTCACCATCACCAACGATCAGACGAATCAGGTCGTTTATTCCAGTATTGAAAATTAAACTGCGGCCAGCGGTAATCGAAGGGAAGATGTGCGGACAGAATCCATACGGCAGATGATGCGGAAGACAGCGCGATGATATTTCTTTTAACGGGCAGCCGGTAACTGCTAACGTTTTCCCATGCTCATTCGCGAGACAGCCGTAACCGTTCTGGATTTCGAAACCACCGGCGCGGTGCCGGGGTTCGACAATGAACCGTGGCAGATTGGACTGGTTGTATTGCGCGCTGGAAAAATTGATCCGGCGTCGCTGTTTGAAACACTGATTTGCGTCGATGCAAACCGCCCGTTTAACGCCTATGCGCCGGGCAAACATCATGCCCTGCGCGATGCAATAGCCGGCGCACCGCCGGCATGCACCGTCTGGAAAAATATTGAGCCGCTGCTCGCCGGTCCGCTGGCGGCGCATAATGTTGCAGTGGAAAAAAAGTTTTTAAGGAAAATGGCGCCGCTGCATCCGTACGGGCCGTGGATCGACACCTTAAAACTCGCGCGCCGCGCATGGCCCAAAGCGCCGTCGCACACGCTGGGCGATTTAGTCGCCGGATTAAATTTAGAGCCGCGCATCCGCGAATTTTGTCCGAACCATTCCGCGCACGACGCACTGTATGACGCCGTCGCCTGCGCCGCACTGCTGGAGTTTTTATTGCAGCAAAACGGCTGGGAAGATTTGGAAATAATGTAGGAAAGAAAAAATCCTGTTCATCCTGTAAATCCCGTTAAAAAATTCCTGTTCGTTCGTGGACAGGCATCCTGCCTGTCCTGCATTGAAAACACTTTGAGAATTACGCATAGACACAAATAAGAGTGAATAGTACTCTTTTTCAGTAATTTTAAATAACGCAGGGAGTTGTTAACTAAATAGATTCAAATAAAAATTAATTTTAAAAATTTGCGTAGCTGAAAGCTGCTGTCCCCTCAGAATTTCCACAATTAGAACGACAGCGTTTCCATACGCGCCCCTTGGGGCGTGTTGGCAAACGTTCGTTCAAGGCATGTGGAAATGCCCGAGGGGAGCGTGAACTGACACGCTCCTTTTTTTTTGGCATTTCAACAAACTGAACGACACCAGACATCGGCCAAGGCTCGCGTAACCAAGGAGCCTTTGCCGTGTCAAAAAAATCGGGACGGGGCGGAGCTCATTCCTCTGCAAGGGATGGACGCCTGCCGAAATCGAGAAACAGCGTCTTGCAACATGCAAAACGCGCCAAAAAGGATGAATTTTATACGCAGCTGGTTGATATTGAAAACGAGCTGCGCCATTACCGGAAGCATTTTAAGGGACGTGTTGTCTATTGTAATTGCGACGATCCCTGCGAAAGCAAGTTTGTTGAATATTTTGTCCGTAACTTTAATGCGCTGGGATTGAAGGAACTGATTGCCACATCGTTCACCGGTTCGCCCATCAGCGGCACCGCGTTTCAACTCGATTTTTTAGAAAATACTGAAGCGCCGGTTATTAGCGCCGGCGAAGCGCATTATCTGCGCCTCAAAAAGGTGAACGACAAAGACATTGATGACATCGGTGATTTTCCGGCGCTGTTTAAAAAACGGCTCTATAAAATCGGCAAGCTGAAAGAGAACGGCGATTTTCGTTCACCGGAATGTATTGCGCTTTTAAAAGAAGCAGACATTGTGGTGACCAATCCGCCGTTTTCCTTGTTCCGCGAATATGTTGCACAACTCGTTGAGTACCGGAAATTTTTTTTAATTATCGGCAATAAGAATGCCATTACCTATAAAGATATTTTTGGGTTGATAAAAAACAACAAACTGTGGACGGGATATCGGAGTTTTTCCGGCGGCATGTGGTTTGTTTCTGATTATGAAGGGAAATACGAAAAAACTGTAAATGGTATTAAAGTTATCAATGTCCCGGCAATTTGGCTTACCAATCTTGACCATTCTAAACGTCATGAGCAGCTCCAGCTTTATAAAAATTATACTACTGAAGCCTATCCGAGATACGATAATTATGACGCAATCGAAGTGTCGAAAACTGCCGAAATACCTTGTGATTATGATGGTGCGATGGGTGTACCGATTACGTTTTTAGATAAATACAATCCCGAACAATTTGAAATTCTTGGCGCGACGGAAAGTGAGGGGAAAGGGTTTTCATACGGTTTGTGGAAGGGTGGAGTTGCGCAAGCAACGGTACATGGCGCGAAAGTGTATAAACG
Coding sequences within:
- the rodA gene encoding rod shape-determining protein RodA translates to MLSFLRRIDWISVVIIIALTVFGFFFIYSAGYRNADQAVSGMVSRQMIWAITGFAVYIAAAAFDYRYLARVQWWIYGAAIILLVLVLFIGTSVYGAHRWFSIGGIMVQPSEIGKLALIFTLAGLLSSPALELNSRKIFMFSFLIAGVPFLLIVAEPDLGTAIVLIPVTIAMLFCAGCPLKPLLILIGLGLLGLLMMALWLKYFPETCPFLADYQKNRILVFLNVNEDPLGAGWNKLQSQIAIGSGGLFGKGYLKGTQNILGFLPRTVAPTDFIFSVVAEETGFAGGVVLLTLYAVLIVRAVFTAVFARDRFGRLLAAGIGTLIFAHVFVNIAMTVGLMPITGLPLPLMSYGGSFMVSIMAALGLVQSVCLRRRRI
- a CDS encoding Rne/Rng family ribonuclease — translated: MLKVVKNKLAATVSRKKKEVLINIEPLETRVAVLDEGKLDHFHIERSEENRLVGSVFKGKVQNLEDGLQAAFIDIGMAKNAFIHYWDMIPEDAVRLEEQEGRASNRKRRKFAQGEMAKKFPIGSEIVVQVTKDAIGTKGPRVTANLSVPGRYLVMMPGTSLKGISKKIGDSKERTRLKRILTRLPIPNGIGIIVRTAGSGTRKTGFVRDARTLFEIWKEIDTGMREKPAPCCLYQEPNLAERVVRDYLTEDIDRVYIDNRDAYEMIRKMIARYSRRARNWVQLYGGEEPIFDYFDAEKQIESVFRRKVWMKSGAYLIFDETEALVAVDVNTGRHKGGKNAEESILAVNTEAAQEIARQLRLRNIGGLVVIDFIDMKRKRDQAAVYKTLKDALHADRARTNVLPISQLGLLEMTRQRFEESIYTSTYVNCEYCRGRGRVKSALAMSVELQRRLSAALRKDRKGLHSMKVAVNPKVLERLRREDEEALVDMEKKFNGHLTFVSDPSFHMEEFTITNDQTNQVVYSSIEN
- the mrdA gene encoding penicillin-binding protein 2 — protein: MMMRVRRPEKFEPLRYWLLGGFMLFMLALLGFSLWKLQVKSSAMFESRIEIQSLRRVRLPGIRGKIYDRNGLCLADNRPIYSISLFLEDIRRAGPWSRTIDRAMDVINQVSELTGLPPELTRDDVWKHIRLRLPLPLVLWRQAGPEAMAKLAEQGARIPGVDLYIQATRTYPYSPYTSHLIGYVGRADPEKLTEEEEYSYYLPTMFGRAGLEKLFDPFMQGKAGGTLVQIDVSGYRHGELARRESKAGGDLRLTLDMEIQLLAHKSLGNYNGAVVVMDPNNGDVLAMISAPGYDANMFVPFITTANWNVLRDNANKPLLNRAVAGTYPPGSVFKPLVGLAAATVNPAAAHEYRDSPGFYMLGRRRIRDWNPHGHGEVNLREALKLSANVYFLKTALEYGWQPIIEQAKAVGLGQKTGVEVDFEQAGLVPDTEWLKRTGRGNNFTDGDVCNLSIGQGYLTVTPVQMAMMTSAIANGGYLYKPRVVLSYRLPGSNEYVNEPERHGGKMNWPADAVSIVRAGMRDVIMERNGTGHRAAVPGFEFAGKTGTAEYGANNQYKHTWMIGFAPYHNPQYAVAMIIEDGGSGGSTVGPQLKILMSGLYEKMKREGRLQEPQNDEQGISNVEVNEETPNFNIHYSLFDSQHSKGGSPC
- a CDS encoding adenine-specific methyltransferase EcoRI family protein, with protein sequence MSKKSGRGGAHSSARDGRLPKSRNSVLQHAKRAKKDEFYTQLVDIENELRHYRKHFKGRVVYCNCDDPCESKFVEYFVRNFNALGLKELIATSFTGSPISGTAFQLDFLENTEAPVISAGEAHYLRLKKVNDKDIDDIGDFPALFKKRLYKIGKLKENGDFRSPECIALLKEADIVVTNPPFSLFREYVAQLVEYRKFFLIIGNKNAITYKDIFGLIKNNKLWTGYRSFSGGMWFVSDYEGKYEKTVNGIKVINVPAIWLTNLDHSKRHEQLQLYKNYTTEAYPRYDNYDAIEVSKTAEIPCDYDGAMGVPITFLDKYNPEQFEILGATESEGKGFSYGLWKGGVAQATVHGAKVYKRLFIQRKDGTQ
- a CDS encoding 3'-5' exonuclease; its protein translation is MLIRETAVTVLDFETTGAVPGFDNEPWQIGLVVLRAGKIDPASLFETLICVDANRPFNAYAPGKHHALRDAIAGAPPACTVWKNIEPLLAGPLAAHNVAVEKKFLRKMAPLHPYGPWIDTLKLARRAWPKAPSHTLGDLVAGLNLEPRIREFCPNHSAHDALYDAVACAALLEFLLQQNGWEDLEIM